One genomic region from Microcebus murinus isolate Inina chromosome 32, M.murinus_Inina_mat1.0, whole genome shotgun sequence encodes:
- the LOC105874762 gene encoding sialic acid-binding Ig-like lectin 8 isoform X2, with translation MLLLLALLWGMAGVEGQGGYRGGFRLEVQRVVKVQEGLCVHVPCSFYYPWYGWNHSDPVHGYWFREGANPHHDASVATNNPAGKVQKETQGRFLLLGDPRRNNCSLSIRDATRRDQGSYFFRVERGRLKWSYVEKKLFVHVTALTHTPDFLLPGTLECGRPSTLTCSVPWACEQGTPPRISWEGASVAPQGPTTGRSSVLTLVPQPQDHGTSLTCQVTLPGARVTTTRTVHLNVSYSPQNLTVTVLRGAGSAPTVLENGSSVSVLEGQSLHLLCAVSSNPPARLSWTRESLTLYPSQPSGPLSLELPRVHPRDEGEFTCRAQNPLGSQHISLSLSLQSEYTGKMQPVSGVTLGAVWVAGATVLVFLSLCVIFIVVRSRKRNSARAAAGVGDPDVQEADAVRVPGSRESLTGPQAGDSPPDQAPRAVASPSSGQEQEVQYASVSFQKRKAQDTAGLEATGREYSEIKIRQ, from the exons atgctgctgctgctggccctgctctgggggatggcgggggtggagggacagggagggtaCAGGGGAGGTTTCAGGCTGGAAGTGCAGAGGGTGGTGAAGGTGCAGGAGGGCCTGTGTGTCCATGTGCCCTGCTCCTTCTACTATCCCTGGTACGGCTGGAACCACTCTGACCCAGTTCATGGCTACTGGTTCAGGGAAGGGGCCAATCCACACCATGACGCTTCAGTGGCCACAAACAACCCAGCTGGGAAAGTGCAGAAGGAGACCCAGGGCCGATTCCTCCTCCTCGGGGATCCCAGGAGGAACAACTGCTCCCTGAGCATCAGAGACGCCACAAGGAGGGACCAGGGCTCATACTTTTTTCGGGTGGAGCGAGGAAGGTTGAAATGGAGCTATGTAGAAAAGAAGCTCTTTGTACATGTGACAG ccctgacccacACGCCTGACTTCCTCCTCCCGGGGACCCTGGAGTGCGGCCGCCCCAGCACCCtgacctgctctgtgccctgggcctgTGAGCAGGGGACGCCCCCCAGGATCTCCTGGGAGGGGGCTTCCgtggctccccagggccccaccacCGGCCGCTCCTCGGTGCTCACCCTCGTCCCTCAGCCCCAGGACCACGGCACCAGCCTCACCTGCCAGGTGACCTTGCCTGGGGCCCGTGTGACCACGACGAGGACCGTCCATCTCAACGTGTCCT ACTCTCCTCAGAACTTGACGGTGACTGTCCTCCGAGGAGCCGGCTCAG CACCCACTGTCCTGGAGAACGGCTCATCTGTGTCAGTCCTGGAGGGCCAGTCCCtgcacctgctctgtgctgtcAGCAGCAACCCCCCTGCCAGGCTGAGCTGGACCCGGGAAAGCCTGACCCTGTACCCCTCGCAGCCCTCGGGACCTCTTTCGCTGGAGCTGCCTCGAGTGCACCCCAGGGATGAAGGAGAATTCACCTGCCGAGCTCAGAACCCTCTGGGCTCCCAGCACATCTCCCTGAGCCTATCCTTGCAGAGTGAGTacacag GCAAAATGCAGCCTGTCTCAGGAGTGACGCTGGGGGCTGTCTGGGTAGCTGGAGCCACAGTCCTGGTCTTCCTGTCCTTGTGCGTCATCTTCATCGT CGTGAGGTCCCGCAAGAGGAACTCGGCAAGAGCAGCAGCAGGTGTGGGGGACCCGGATGTGCAGGAGGCAGACGCTGTCAGGGTCCCAGGCTCTCGG GAGTCCCTGACTGGACCCCAGGCAGGTGACAGCCCCCCAGACCAGGCTCCCCGAGCTGTGGCCTCCCCCTCCTCAGGGCAGGAACAAGAGGTGCAGTATGCATCTGTCAGCTTCCAGAAGAGGAAGGCTCAGGACACTGCAGGACTGGAGGCCACAGGCAGAGAGTACTCAGAGATCAAGATCCGCCAGTGA
- the LOC105874762 gene encoding sialic acid-binding Ig-like lectin 13 isoform X1 — MLLLLALLWGMAGVEGQGGYRGGFRLEVQRVVKVQEGLCVHVPCSFYYPWYGWNHSDPVHGYWFREGANPHHDASVATNNPAGKVQKETQGRFLLLGDPRRNNCSLSIRDATRRDQGSYFFRVERGRLKWSYVEKKLFVHVTALTHTPDFLLPGTLECGRPSTLTCSVPWACEQGTPPRISWEGASVAPQGPTTGRSSVLTLVPQPQDHGTSLTCQVTLPGARVTTTRTVHLNVSYSPQNLTVTVLRGAGSAPTVLENGSSVSVLEGQSLHLLCAVSSNPPARLSWTRESLTLYPSQPSGPLSLELPRVHPRDEGEFTCRAQNPLGSQHISLSLSLQSKMQPVSGVTLGAVWVAGATVLVFLSLCVIFIVVRSRKRNSARAAAGVGDPDVQEADAVRVPGSRGRNKRCSMHLSASRRGRLRTLQDWRPQAESTQRSRSASEKLWRPGPGGGIPPLLARGRQRLIPAESKPSTAPRCPAEPQSFFLL; from the exons atgctgctgctgctggccctgctctgggggatggcgggggtggagggacagggagggtaCAGGGGAGGTTTCAGGCTGGAAGTGCAGAGGGTGGTGAAGGTGCAGGAGGGCCTGTGTGTCCATGTGCCCTGCTCCTTCTACTATCCCTGGTACGGCTGGAACCACTCTGACCCAGTTCATGGCTACTGGTTCAGGGAAGGGGCCAATCCACACCATGACGCTTCAGTGGCCACAAACAACCCAGCTGGGAAAGTGCAGAAGGAGACCCAGGGCCGATTCCTCCTCCTCGGGGATCCCAGGAGGAACAACTGCTCCCTGAGCATCAGAGACGCCACAAGGAGGGACCAGGGCTCATACTTTTTTCGGGTGGAGCGAGGAAGGTTGAAATGGAGCTATGTAGAAAAGAAGCTCTTTGTACATGTGACAG ccctgacccacACGCCTGACTTCCTCCTCCCGGGGACCCTGGAGTGCGGCCGCCCCAGCACCCtgacctgctctgtgccctgggcctgTGAGCAGGGGACGCCCCCCAGGATCTCCTGGGAGGGGGCTTCCgtggctccccagggccccaccacCGGCCGCTCCTCGGTGCTCACCCTCGTCCCTCAGCCCCAGGACCACGGCACCAGCCTCACCTGCCAGGTGACCTTGCCTGGGGCCCGTGTGACCACGACGAGGACCGTCCATCTCAACGTGTCCT ACTCTCCTCAGAACTTGACGGTGACTGTCCTCCGAGGAGCCGGCTCAG CACCCACTGTCCTGGAGAACGGCTCATCTGTGTCAGTCCTGGAGGGCCAGTCCCtgcacctgctctgtgctgtcAGCAGCAACCCCCCTGCCAGGCTGAGCTGGACCCGGGAAAGCCTGACCCTGTACCCCTCGCAGCCCTCGGGACCTCTTTCGCTGGAGCTGCCTCGAGTGCACCCCAGGGATGAAGGAGAATTCACCTGCCGAGCTCAGAACCCTCTGGGCTCCCAGCACATCTCCCTGAGCCTATCCTTGCAGA GCAAAATGCAGCCTGTCTCAGGAGTGACGCTGGGGGCTGTCTGGGTAGCTGGAGCCACAGTCCTGGTCTTCCTGTCCTTGTGCGTCATCTTCATCGT CGTGAGGTCCCGCAAGAGGAACTCGGCAAGAGCAGCAGCAGGTGTGGGGGACCCGGATGTGCAGGAGGCAGACGCTGTCAGGGTCCCAGGCTCTCGG GGCAGGAACAAGAGGTGCAGTATGCATCTGTCAGCTTCCAGAAGAGGAAGGCTCAGGACACTGCAGGACTGGAGGCCACAGGCAGAGAGTACTCAGAGATCAAGATCCGCCAGTGAGAAACTGTGGAGACCGGGCCCTGGTGGGGGGATCCCGCCCCTCCTTGCACGGGGACGCCAGAGGCTCATTCCTGCAGAGTCCAAGCCCTCCACAGCCCCTCGCTGCCCAGCAGAACCCCAGAGCTTCTTCCTCCTGTGA
- the LOC105866337 gene encoding cell adhesion molecule CEACAM18-like, whose protein sequence is MVHRTALQQRVIHPNVTSVETGSPTDTLEQAVLPGVTQVLTINHIGKPSGGAQGSQGAHTPFAPNTTISPDGGFQDEPKAPTAGNRLRTLSSGHTPAGQSPPGRKGRPGGLGRHDQKPLGPETQVCEGQRGGHVSGKTHLLQDPRQLMDLSSPRCSLRRGLLLVASLLACGICQASGQIFIPHVQGVQGYSSVLGLENAPEDAQEYRWYRGTQDIAESMILSYKPPSPLEPGPMYSGRERVTRTGNLVVRNCMLNDTGNYTVRVDTGNGTHTATGWLEIQVLGSNPGISVNATSLVESMDSVAAYCHTNVTSVTWYLNAVPTSSSNRISISPDGKTLVILRVSRYDRTLQCAVESYPEVVQKSKEVALTVAYGPDNVVLWGSPDIFNGILTAQLGSQVEVECVSTSRPSST, encoded by the exons atggtgcacaggacagccctgcaACAAAGGGTCATCCACCCGAATGTCACCAGTGTGGAGACTGGGAGCCCCACCGACACCCTGGAGCAGGCGGTTCTGCCCGGT GTGACCCAGGTCCTCACCATCAATCACATTGGCAAACCATCTGGTGGAGCCCAAGGCTCTCAG GGAGCACACACGCCCTTTGCTCCCAATACCACCATCTCCCCTGATGGTGGATTTCAGGATGAGCCTAAAGCCCCAACAGCAGGGAACAGGTTACGGACACTCAGTTCAG GCCACACCCCTGCTGGTCAGAGTCCACCTGGGAGGAAAGGCCGccctggagggctggggagaCACGACCAGAAGCCTCTGGGCCCCGAGACGCAGGTCTGTGAAGGGCAGAGGGGCGGCCACGTCTCTGGGAAGACCCACCTCCTGCAGGACCCCAGGCAGCTCATGGACCTTTCCAGCCCCAGGTGCAGCCTGCGGAGGGGCCTCTTGCTCGTGG CCAGTCTGCTGGCCTGTGGCATCTGCCAGGCCTCGGGCCAAATCTTCATCCCCCACGTCCAAGGGGTCCAGGGATATTCGAGTGTCCTGGGCCTAGAGAACGCCCCCGAGGATGCCCAGGAATACCGCTGGTACCGGGGCACACAGGACATCGCAGAAAGTATGATTCTCAGCTACAAACCTCCCAGTCCCCTGGAGCCTGGGCCCATGTACAGCGGCCGGGAGAGAGTGACCAGGACAGGCAACTTGGTGGTCAGGAACTGCATGCTGAACGACACAGGAAACTACACGGTCCGGGTGGACACTGGCAACGGCACCCACACGGCAACTGGTTGGCTCGAGATCCAAG TGCTGGGGAGCAACCCGGGCATCTCAGTCAACGCCACCTCCCTGGTGGAGAGCATGGATTCCGTGGCCGCCTACTGCCACACCAATGTCACCAGTGTCACCTGGTACTTGAATGCTGTGCCGACATCCAGCAGTAACCGGATAAGCATTTCCCCCGACGGAAAGACCCTCGTCATCCTCAGGGTCAGCCGCTATGACAGGACCCTGCAGTGCGCGGTGGAAAGTTACCCTGAGGTCGTCCAGAAAAGCAAGGAGGTCGCCCTGACTGTGGCCT ATGGGCCCGACAACGTGGTGCTGTGGGGCTCGCCCGACATCTTCAACGGCATCCTCACTGCTCAGCTCGGCTCCCAGGTGGAGGTCGAGTGCGTCTCCACTTCCCGCCCCAGCAGCAC TTGA